One genomic region from Paraburkholderia azotifigens encodes:
- a CDS encoding dicarboxylate/amino acid:cation symporter: protein MKKPIYKVLYVQVIVAIIIGIALGHFYPALATDMKPLGDAFIKLIKMVIGPIIFCTVVTGIAGMEDMKKVGRVGGKALLYFEIVSTFALVLGLAATHLLRPGVGFNVDPSTLNGKEVASYAAKAHGQTTVDFLMHIIPDTLVSAFSQGEILQILLIALLFGAVLAHVGERGKPVTSFIESLSSILFGMVGIITKLAPIGAFGAMAFTIGKYGIGSLLPMLKLIGTFYLTSIVFVVVVLGIIARMVGFNILRFVAYIKEEMLIVLGTSSSEAALPQLMLKLEKLGCSRSVVGLVVPTGYSFNLDGTNIYMTMAVLFIAQATNTDLTWGQQLTLLAVTMLTSKGASGVTGAGFITLAATLAVVPTIPLSGMVLILGIDRFMSECRALTNIVGNGVATVVVSAWEKELDRSKLRAALSRDVSVTETAEV from the coding sequence GTGAAGAAACCTATTTATAAAGTCCTCTACGTGCAGGTGATCGTCGCGATCATCATCGGTATTGCGCTGGGGCACTTCTATCCCGCGCTCGCCACCGACATGAAGCCGCTCGGCGACGCGTTCATCAAGCTCATCAAGATGGTGATCGGGCCGATCATCTTCTGTACGGTCGTGACGGGTATCGCCGGCATGGAAGACATGAAGAAGGTCGGGCGCGTCGGCGGCAAGGCGCTGCTGTACTTCGAAATCGTCTCGACGTTCGCGCTGGTCCTCGGCCTGGCCGCGACGCACCTGCTGCGTCCGGGCGTCGGCTTCAATGTCGATCCCTCGACGCTCAACGGCAAGGAAGTCGCGTCGTATGCCGCCAAGGCACACGGCCAGACCACGGTCGACTTCCTGATGCACATCATTCCGGACACGCTGGTCTCGGCGTTCTCGCAAGGTGAAATCCTGCAGATCCTGCTGATCGCGCTGCTGTTCGGCGCGGTGCTCGCGCATGTCGGCGAGCGCGGCAAGCCGGTGACGAGCTTCATCGAAAGCCTGTCGAGCATCCTGTTCGGCATGGTCGGCATCATCACGAAGCTCGCGCCGATCGGTGCGTTCGGCGCGATGGCGTTCACCATCGGCAAGTACGGCATCGGCTCGCTGCTGCCGATGCTCAAGCTGATTGGCACGTTCTATCTGACCTCGATCGTGTTCGTCGTGGTGGTGCTCGGCATCATCGCGCGCATGGTGGGCTTCAACATCCTGCGCTTCGTCGCGTACATCAAGGAAGAGATGCTGATCGTGCTGGGCACGAGTTCGTCGGAAGCTGCGCTGCCGCAGCTGATGCTGAAGCTCGAAAAGCTCGGCTGCTCGCGCTCGGTGGTCGGCCTCGTCGTGCCGACGGGCTACTCGTTCAACCTCGACGGCACCAACATCTACATGACGATGGCCGTGCTGTTCATCGCGCAGGCAACCAACACCGATCTGACGTGGGGCCAGCAGCTCACGCTGCTCGCGGTGACGATGCTGACGTCGAAGGGCGCGAGCGGCGTGACGGGCGCAGGCTTCATCACGCTCGCGGCGACGCTCGCTGTCGTGCCGACAATCCCGCTGTCGGGCATGGTGCTGATTCTCGGCATCGACCGCTTCATGAGCGAATGCCGTGCGCTGACGAACATCGTCGGCAACGGCGTAGCGACGGTTGTCGTGTCGGCATGGGAAAAGGAACTGGATCGCTCGAAGCTGCGCGCTGCGCTGAGTCGCGATGTATCCGTTACCGAAACGGCTGAGGTCTGA
- a CDS encoding ABC transporter ATP-binding protein encodes MAFLEIDSLHKTFGANTALHQFDMKIERGEFITFLGPSGCGKTTVLRMIAGFETPTRGTIRLDGRDVTHLRTRQRKVGMVFQAYALFPNMTVAENIGFGLKIANRPQSEIRQRVDEMLQLIKLPHLGERYPWQLSGGQQQRVALARALAGKPQVLLLDEPLSALDAKIRISLRQDIRALQRELGITSIFVTHDQEEALSISDRIVVMNEGRVEQIGTPLEIYNYPRTRFVASFVGTLNILSGHVIDPSTGRMAVDGQELHTTQSLPADDAGKKRMLALRPEAIVLEAPAAGRNTLTATVEEVSFLGAIVRIRTRVKDEVISLDIFNDPNRRLPERGQPVALGFSHDNLLVLEEGAQG; translated from the coding sequence ATGGCATTTCTTGAAATCGACAGTCTGCACAAGACGTTCGGCGCGAACACGGCGCTGCATCAGTTCGACATGAAGATCGAGCGCGGCGAGTTCATCACTTTCCTCGGGCCGTCGGGCTGCGGCAAGACGACGGTGCTGCGCATGATCGCAGGCTTCGAAACGCCGACGCGCGGCACGATCCGCCTCGACGGACGCGACGTCACGCATCTGCGCACGCGGCAGCGCAAGGTCGGCATGGTGTTCCAGGCGTACGCATTGTTTCCGAACATGACAGTCGCAGAGAACATCGGCTTCGGGCTGAAGATTGCTAACCGGCCGCAAAGCGAAATCAGGCAGCGTGTCGACGAAATGCTGCAGCTCATCAAGCTGCCGCATCTGGGCGAGCGCTACCCGTGGCAACTGTCGGGCGGCCAGCAGCAGCGCGTCGCACTGGCGCGTGCACTGGCGGGCAAGCCGCAAGTGCTGCTGCTCGACGAACCGCTGTCGGCGCTCGACGCGAAGATCCGCATTTCGCTGCGCCAGGACATACGCGCGTTGCAGCGCGAACTCGGTATCACGTCGATCTTCGTCACGCACGATCAGGAAGAAGCGCTGTCGATTTCCGACCGCATCGTCGTGATGAACGAAGGGCGCGTCGAGCAGATCGGCACGCCGCTCGAGATCTACAACTACCCGCGCACGCGTTTCGTCGCGTCGTTCGTCGGCACCTTGAACATCCTGTCGGGACATGTGATCGATCCGTCGACGGGGCGCATGGCCGTCGACGGCCAGGAACTGCACACGACGCAGTCGCTTCCCGCCGACGACGCCGGCAAGAAGCGCATGCTCGCGCTGCGGCCTGAGGCGATCGTGCTGGAAGCGCCCGCCGCGGGCCGCAACACGCTGACGGCGACGGTCGAAGAGGTGAGCTTCCTTGGCGCGATCGTGCGCATCCGGACACGCGTGAAAGACGAAGTGATTTCGCTCGATATCTTCAACGATCCGAATCGACGTTTGCCCGAACGCGGCCAGCCGGTGGCGCTCGGTTTTTCGCACGATAACCTGCTGGTGCTCGAAGAGGGCGCTCAGGGATAG
- a CDS encoding ABC transporter permease — translation MNRQSRVGAWTAMIVGSLYFLIPLIATFEFSLRMRRGTYSFDAYRVVLTDSHFQASFGYSILMALLTIVVGVLLVVPTAYWVQLRLPKLRGIVEFITLLPLVVPAIVIVFGYLRIYNSSSILPLTSNERATDLLLVFGYVTLSLPYMYRAVDAGLRAVDIRSLTEAAECLGANWPTILFKVIFPNIRSGILSGAFLTFAVVIGEFTLASLLDRPAFGPYLQLIGANRAYEPSALAIIAFAVTWASMGLIQVFGSARTLAQKP, via the coding sequence ATGAACAGGCAATCGCGCGTGGGCGCATGGACCGCGATGATCGTCGGTTCGCTGTATTTTCTGATTCCGCTGATCGCGACGTTCGAATTCAGTCTGCGAATGCGACGCGGCACGTACAGCTTCGACGCCTACAGGGTCGTGCTCACCGATTCGCATTTTCAGGCGTCGTTCGGCTATTCGATTTTGATGGCGCTGCTGACGATCGTCGTCGGCGTGCTGCTCGTCGTGCCGACCGCGTACTGGGTGCAGCTGCGTCTGCCGAAGCTGCGCGGCATCGTCGAGTTCATCACGCTGCTGCCGCTCGTCGTGCCCGCGATCGTGATCGTGTTCGGCTATCTGCGCATCTACAACAGCAGTTCGATTCTGCCGCTCACGTCGAACGAACGCGCGACGGATCTGCTGCTCGTATTCGGCTACGTGACGCTGTCGCTGCCGTACATGTACCGCGCCGTCGATGCAGGCCTTCGTGCCGTCGACATCCGTTCGCTGACGGAAGCCGCGGAATGTCTCGGCGCGAACTGGCCGACCATTCTGTTCAAGGTGATCTTTCCGAACATCCGCTCGGGCATCCTGTCCGGCGCATTTCTCACCTTTGCGGTTGTGATCGGCGAGTTCACGCTTGCGAGTCTGCTGGACCGTCCGGCATTCGGTCCGTATCTGCAGCTGATCGGCGCGAACCGCGCATACGAGCCATCCGCGCTCGCGATCATTGCATTCGCCGTCACGTGGGCGTCGATGGGGCTGATCCAGGTGTTCGGCTCCGCTCGCACGCTCGCGCAGAAACCTTGA
- a CDS encoding ABC transporter permease, whose amino-acid sequence MSASSEAGPGGQADLMVPSVPQPAPKVDGPGRASPIWTWIGVMPFFIFALLFLILPTGFLMVGAFQDAQGHFTFANMRELFHENTLDAYWISFKVSAASALGGALFGSLLAWAAVHGKLPGWIRPTLLTFSGVASNFAGVPLAFAFICTLGRVGLVTVLLKKYADINLYSTGFSILSFWGLTLTYLYFQIPLMVLIITPALDGLKREWREACDCLGGTAYQYWRYVALPVLWPSVLGAALLLFANSFGAVATAYALTGSSLNIVTILLYAQIRGDVLHNQNLGYALALGMILVTGLSNGGYIWLRSRVERGRR is encoded by the coding sequence ATGAGCGCTTCATCGGAAGCCGGGCCGGGCGGGCAGGCGGACCTGATGGTTCCGTCCGTGCCGCAACCTGCGCCGAAGGTCGATGGCCCGGGCCGGGCGTCGCCCATCTGGACGTGGATCGGCGTGATGCCGTTCTTTATTTTCGCGTTGCTGTTCCTGATCCTGCCGACGGGCTTTCTGATGGTCGGCGCGTTCCAGGACGCACAGGGCCACTTCACGTTCGCGAACATGCGCGAGCTGTTCCATGAGAACACGCTCGATGCGTACTGGATCAGCTTCAAGGTCAGCGCCGCATCGGCATTGGGCGGCGCGCTGTTCGGCTCGCTGCTCGCGTGGGCGGCCGTGCACGGCAAGCTGCCTGGCTGGATTCGTCCGACGCTGCTGACGTTCTCCGGTGTCGCGTCGAATTTCGCGGGCGTGCCGCTCGCGTTCGCTTTCATCTGCACGCTGGGCCGGGTCGGTCTCGTGACGGTGCTGCTGAAGAAATACGCGGACATCAATCTCTATTCGACGGGCTTCAGCATTCTCAGCTTCTGGGGGCTGACGCTCACCTATCTGTACTTTCAGATTCCGTTGATGGTGCTGATCATCACGCCCGCGCTCGACGGCCTCAAGCGCGAATGGCGCGAAGCGTGCGATTGCCTCGGCGGCACCGCGTATCAGTACTGGCGCTACGTCGCGTTGCCCGTGCTGTGGCCGAGCGTGCTCGGCGCGGCGCTGCTGCTGTTCGCGAATTCGTTCGGCGCGGTGGCGACGGCCTACGCGCTGACGGGCAGTTCGCTGAACATCGTGACGATCCTGCTTTACGCGCAGATTCGCGGCGACGTGCTGCACAACCAGAACCTCGGCTATGCGCTGGCGCTCGGCATGATCCTCGTGACGGGGCTGTCGAACGGCGGCTATATCTGGCTGCGCTCGCGCGTCGAAAGGGGGCGCAGATGA
- a CDS encoding ABC transporter substrate-binding protein: MKPTTLRCFLLASGVAAAGHVLAAPPEALVAAAKQEGQLTVIALPHDWCGYGPMIADFQKKYGIKVNELNPDAGSGDEIEAIKANKGNKGPQAPDVIDVGLSFGPAAKAQGLLQPYKVATWKSIPNDNKDAEGYWYGDYYGVLSFEVNADMIDKIPTDWSDLQKADYKNAVSLAGDPRSANQAIQGVYAAGLSASKGDASKAAQAGLKYFADLNKNGNFVPVIGKAASLAQGTTPIVVRWDYNALADRDTLKGNPKVQVVVPKTGVVAGVYVQAISAYAPHPNAAKLWMEYLYSDEGQIGWLTGYCHPIRYNELVSQKKVPQALLDKLPPASAYKNAVFPTLQQQDATKDVVTKQWDQVVGANVK; this comes from the coding sequence ATGAAACCGACCACGTTGCGTTGTTTCCTTTTGGCGTCCGGCGTGGCCGCCGCGGGTCATGTCCTTGCGGCGCCGCCCGAAGCGCTCGTCGCGGCTGCGAAGCAGGAAGGTCAGCTCACCGTGATCGCGCTGCCGCACGACTGGTGCGGCTATGGTCCGATGATCGCGGACTTCCAGAAGAAGTATGGCATCAAGGTCAACGAACTGAATCCCGATGCCGGTTCGGGCGACGAGATCGAAGCGATCAAGGCGAACAAGGGCAACAAGGGCCCGCAGGCGCCCGACGTGATCGACGTTGGCCTGTCGTTCGGTCCGGCCGCGAAGGCACAAGGCCTGCTGCAACCGTACAAGGTGGCGACCTGGAAGTCGATTCCCAACGACAACAAGGACGCCGAAGGCTACTGGTACGGCGACTACTACGGCGTGCTGTCGTTCGAAGTGAATGCCGACATGATCGACAAGATTCCGACCGACTGGAGTGATCTGCAGAAGGCCGACTACAAGAACGCCGTGTCGCTCGCGGGCGATCCGCGCTCGGCGAACCAGGCGATTCAAGGCGTGTACGCAGCGGGTCTGTCGGCATCGAAGGGTGACGCGAGCAAGGCTGCGCAAGCCGGTCTCAAGTACTTCGCGGATCTGAACAAGAACGGCAACTTCGTGCCCGTGATCGGCAAGGCGGCCTCGCTCGCTCAAGGCACGACGCCCATCGTCGTGCGTTGGGACTACAACGCGCTCGCCGATCGCGACACGCTGAAGGGCAACCCGAAGGTGCAGGTGGTCGTGCCGAAGACGGGCGTCGTCGCGGGTGTCTACGTGCAGGCGATCAGTGCGTACGCACCGCATCCGAACGCCGCGAAGCTGTGGATGGAATACCTGTACTCGGACGAAGGCCAGATTGGCTGGCTGACGGGCTATTGCCATCCGATCCGCTACAACGAGCTGGTCTCGCAGAAGAAGGTGCCGCAGGCGCTGCTCGACAAGCTGCCGCCCGCATCCGCGTACAAGAACGCGGTGTTCCCGACGCTGCAGCAGCAGGACGCAACGAAGGATGTCGTGACGAAGCAATGGGACCAGGTGGTCGGCGCGAACGTCAAGTAA
- the ugpQ gene encoding glycerophosphodiester phosphodiesterase — protein sequence MGNGIDQALSADWPYPRLVAHRIGGKLAPENTLAGFEMCARFGYEMIEFDAKLSSDNQIFLLHDDDLDRTTNGHGPAADHTWQQLASLDAGAWFDARFADERLPTLAQVAARCASEAIAANIEIKPCPGRDAITGELVALAAKDLWRAQKPLLSSFSFDALKAARDAAPSLPRGMLFEALPGDWLSIVRELACVSLHADHKHLTQQSVRAIRDAGLRVLAYTVNDPARARELAKWGVDMICTDRLDMIGADVVS from the coding sequence ATGGGCAACGGGATCGATCAGGCATTATCCGCAGACTGGCCGTATCCACGGCTCGTCGCGCATCGTATTGGCGGCAAGCTCGCGCCGGAGAACACGCTCGCGGGCTTCGAGATGTGCGCGCGCTTCGGCTACGAGATGATCGAGTTCGACGCGAAGCTTTCTTCCGACAACCAGATCTTTCTGCTGCACGACGACGACCTCGACCGCACGACGAACGGCCACGGTCCCGCAGCGGATCACACGTGGCAACAGCTTGCATCGCTCGATGCGGGCGCATGGTTCGACGCGCGCTTCGCGGACGAACGGCTGCCGACGCTCGCGCAGGTCGCGGCGCGCTGCGCAAGCGAAGCGATTGCGGCGAACATCGAAATCAAGCCTTGTCCCGGACGGGATGCAATAACCGGCGAGCTCGTCGCGCTTGCGGCGAAAGACCTTTGGCGCGCGCAAAAGCCGCTGCTGTCGTCGTTTTCGTTCGATGCACTGAAGGCCGCGCGCGACGCCGCGCCGTCGTTGCCGCGCGGCATGCTGTTCGAGGCGCTGCCGGGCGACTGGCTGTCCATCGTGCGCGAACTCGCGTGCGTATCGCTGCATGCCGATCACAAGCACCTGACCCAACAGAGCGTCCGCGCGATTCGCGACGCCGGTTTGCGCGTGCTCGCCTACACCGTGAACGATCCGGCGCGCGCACGCGAACTCGCGAAGTGGGGCGTTGACATGATTTGTACCGATCGCCTCGATATGATCGGCGCGGACGTCGTGAGCTAA
- a CDS encoding DeoR/GlpR family DNA-binding transcription regulator, with amino-acid sequence MWQEDRHQRIRALLSTLKRVSTERIMADLGVSRETVRRDLLDLEALGELRRVHGGAIKPADEAPIAQRAQTHVKSKKTIAKAATGVVASGQTLFIDAGTTTAALADELAKLANLTIITNSIDVAMKMRGAPDRREAKANEVILLGGSISDRALSTTGDTTILDIQRYRADIALLSPVGVDPKNGASNYDRAETEVARAMVANADSVVILADYSKIGQRSRIAYCPPEKIDLLITNRKATDIATFAQLKRKVGKVILA; translated from the coding sequence ATGTGGCAGGAAGATCGTCATCAGAGAATACGCGCGCTGCTCTCGACACTCAAACGTGTGTCGACGGAGCGCATCATGGCGGACCTGGGCGTATCGCGCGAAACGGTGCGGCGCGACCTGCTCGATCTCGAAGCGCTGGGTGAATTGCGCCGCGTGCATGGCGGCGCGATCAAGCCTGCCGACGAAGCACCCATCGCCCAACGTGCGCAAACGCACGTGAAATCGAAGAAGACGATTGCCAAGGCCGCGACGGGCGTCGTCGCGAGCGGCCAGACGCTGTTTATCGATGCCGGCACGACCACGGCTGCACTCGCCGACGAACTCGCCAAGCTTGCGAACCTCACCATCATCACCAACTCGATCGACGTCGCGATGAAGATGCGCGGCGCGCCGGACCGGCGCGAGGCGAAGGCGAACGAAGTCATTCTGCTGGGCGGCTCGATCAGCGACCGTGCGCTATCCACCACAGGCGACACGACCATCCTCGACATCCAGCGCTACCGCGCGGATATCGCGCTGCTGTCGCCCGTCGGTGTCGATCCAAAGAATGGTGCGAGCAATTACGACCGCGCGGAAACGGAAGTCGCGCGAGCGATGGTGGCCAACGCTGACAGCGTCGTGATACTCGCGGACTACAGCAAGATCGGGCAGCGTAGCCGCATCGCGTACTGTCCGCCCGAAAAAATCGATCTGCTGATCACGAACCGCAAGGCAACCGATATCGCGACCTTCGCGCAATTGAAGCGCAAAGTGGGCAAGGTGATACTCGCGTGA
- a CDS encoding Na/Pi cotransporter family protein, protein MLILLNLLSGVALLVWGTHIVRTGILRVWGADLRRALARSTNSRVKAFAAGVGVTSLVQSSNATAMIVTSFAAQGMLPLACGLAIMLGADVGTALMARVLTLDLSWLSPFLIVFGVPLFLSRKQNRSGQVGRTAIGLGLILLALHLIVESAQPMMHGAGVRVMFGALTGDTMLDALVGATFAVISYSSLAAVLLTATLASSGVISLKVALCLVIGANLGSGLLALAGTLAQNTAARRLALGSLVFKLAGALLILPFTSLLARGLPVLINNPREAVVGFHVIYNTLRCCACLPLIDSVARACCRVLPERPEPNGQLHPIHLDTASIATPTLALANAAREVLRIGDIVRAMLDNVSYLIHHNDPIKARDTIRMDDDVDHLYAEVKAYLARVSREQLDDADSRRWTDIIALTINLEHAGDIIERIVTDIEEKKIAHRLAFSEEGLAELDDLHTRLVGNLQLGMSVFLNNDLRCAELLLVEKERFRDLERAYSYKHLDRLAGETLRSIETSALHLDVISDMKRLNSLFCSTAYPVLDAAGALHDTRLRKRMHDAVPAVPLTQQP, encoded by the coding sequence ATGCTGATTCTGCTGAACTTGCTGTCGGGTGTCGCGTTGCTGGTGTGGGGCACGCATATCGTGCGCACGGGTATTCTGCGCGTGTGGGGCGCCGATCTGCGCCGCGCGCTGGCGCGCAGCACGAACAGCCGCGTGAAGGCCTTTGCCGCGGGCGTCGGCGTCACGAGCCTCGTGCAGAGCAGCAACGCTACCGCGATGATCGTCACGTCGTTTGCGGCACAGGGCATGCTGCCGCTCGCATGCGGTCTTGCCATCATGCTGGGCGCCGATGTCGGCACTGCGCTGATGGCGCGCGTTCTCACACTCGATCTGTCGTGGCTGTCGCCGTTTCTGATCGTCTTCGGCGTACCGCTCTTTCTCTCTCGCAAGCAGAACCGCTCGGGCCAGGTGGGACGCACGGCGATCGGCCTCGGGCTGATTTTGCTGGCGCTGCATCTGATCGTCGAAAGTGCGCAGCCGATGATGCACGGCGCCGGCGTGCGCGTGATGTTCGGCGCGTTGACGGGCGACACGATGCTCGACGCGCTGGTCGGCGCGACCTTCGCCGTCATTTCGTATTCAAGTCTGGCAGCCGTGCTGCTGACGGCGACGCTCGCGTCGTCGGGGGTGATCTCGTTGAAGGTGGCGCTGTGTCTCGTGATCGGCGCGAACCTCGGCAGCGGCCTGCTTGCGCTCGCGGGGACGCTGGCGCAGAACACAGCGGCGCGCCGTCTTGCGCTTGGCAGCCTCGTGTTCAAGCTCGCGGGCGCATTGCTGATCCTGCCGTTCACCTCGTTGCTCGCGCGCGGCCTGCCCGTGCTGATCAACAATCCGCGTGAAGCCGTGGTTGGCTTCCACGTGATCTACAACACGCTGCGCTGCTGCGCGTGCCTGCCGCTGATCGATTCCGTCGCGCGCGCCTGCTGCCGCGTTTTGCCGGAGCGGCCGGAGCCGAACGGCCAGCTTCATCCAATCCATCTCGACACCGCTTCCATCGCGACGCCGACGCTCGCGCTGGCCAACGCCGCGCGCGAAGTGCTGCGCATCGGCGACATCGTGCGCGCGATGCTCGACAACGTCTCGTATCTGATCCATCACAACGATCCGATCAAGGCACGCGACACGATCCGCATGGACGACGACGTCGATCATCTGTATGCGGAGGTCAAGGCGTATCTGGCGCGCGTTTCGCGCGAACAGCTCGATGACGCCGACAGCCGCCGCTGGACGGATATCATCGCGCTGACCATCAACCTCGAACACGCAGGCGATATCATCGAGCGCATCGTCACCGATATCGAAGAGAAGAAGATCGCGCACCGCCTCGCGTTTTCGGAAGAAGGTCTCGCCGAACTCGACGACCTGCATACACGGCTCGTCGGCAATCTTCAGTTGGGCATGTCGGTATTCCTGAACAACGACCTGCGCTGCGCGGAATTGCTGCTCGTGGAGAAGGAACGCTTTCGCGATCTCGAGCGCGCATATTCATACAAGCATCTCGACCGGCTTGCCGGGGAGACGCTGCGCAGCATCGAAACGAGCGCGCTGCATCTGGATGTGATCAGCGACATGAAGCGGCTCAACTCGCTGTTCTGCTCGACCGCCTATCCCGTGCTCGACGCGGCAGGCGCGCTGCACGATACGCGCTTGCGCAAGCGCATGCATGACGCGGTACCTGCCGTGCCGCTCACGCAACAGCCATGA
- the lipA gene encoding lipoyl synthase, giving the protein MTDVTANPAASSPVNGAAPAAYDATAKQKAQAKTARIPIKIVPIEKLKKPDWIRVKAATGNSRFYEIKQILREHNLHTVCEEASCPNIGECFGKGTATFMIMGDKCTRRCPFCDVGHGRPDPLDPEEPGNLARTIAALKLKYVVITSVDRDDLRDGGAAHFVECIQKTRELSPETRIEILTPDFRGRLDRAIGILNAAPPDVMNHNLETVPRLYKEARPGSDYAHSLKLLKDFKALHPNVATKSGLMVGLGETEEEILQVMRDLREHNVDMLTIGQYLQPSEHHLPVRAYVHPDTFRMYEEEAYKMGFTHAAVGAMVRSSYHADVQAHDAGVV; this is encoded by the coding sequence ATGACTGACGTTACCGCGAACCCCGCAGCCTCAAGTCCCGTCAACGGCGCTGCTCCCGCAGCTTACGACGCTACCGCCAAGCAGAAGGCACAAGCCAAGACCGCGCGCATTCCGATCAAGATCGTCCCCATCGAAAAGCTGAAGAAGCCCGACTGGATTCGCGTGAAGGCCGCGACGGGCAATTCGCGTTTCTACGAGATCAAGCAGATTCTGCGCGAACACAATCTGCATACGGTGTGTGAGGAAGCGAGCTGCCCGAACATCGGCGAATGCTTCGGCAAGGGCACAGCGACGTTCATGATCATGGGCGACAAGTGCACGCGCCGCTGCCCGTTCTGCGACGTGGGTCACGGCCGTCCCGATCCGCTCGATCCGGAAGAGCCGGGCAATCTCGCGCGCACCATCGCCGCGCTGAAGCTCAAGTACGTGGTGATCACGAGCGTCGATCGCGACGATCTGCGTGATGGCGGTGCGGCGCACTTCGTCGAGTGCATCCAGAAGACGCGCGAGCTGTCGCCGGAAACGCGCATCGAAATTCTGACGCCGGACTTCCGCGGCCGTCTGGATCGCGCGATCGGCATTCTGAACGCGGCGCCGCCCGACGTGATGAACCACAACCTCGAAACGGTGCCGCGTCTGTACAAGGAAGCGCGCCCGGGTTCGGACTACGCGCATTCGCTGAAACTGCTGAAGGACTTCAAGGCGCTCCATCCGAATGTCGCGACGAAGTCCGGCCTGATGGTCGGTCTCGGCGAAACGGAAGAAGAGATCCTGCAAGTGATGCGCGATCTGCGCGAGCACAACGTCGACATGCTGACGATCGGCCAGTATCTGCAGCCGTCCGAGCACCATTTGCCCGTGCGGGCCTATGTGCATCCCGACACGTTCAGGATGTACGAGGAAGAAGCGTACAAGATGGGCTTCACGCACGCGGCAGTCGGCGCGATGGTGCGTTCGAGCTATCACGCCGACGTGCAGGCACACGATGCCGGTGTGGTCTGA
- the lipB gene encoding lipoyl(octanoyl) transferase LipB encodes MCATPVSSSPDFPSSTQPGAAASDAAARPVIVRWRGSEDYQTSFDAMRAFTDSRTSETSDEIWLVEHPPVFTLGQAGDPAHLLAADSAIPLVKVDRGGQITYHGPGQVVAYLLLDLRRRKLMVRELVTRIEQAVIDTLAAYNLAGERKAGAPGIYVSPDQPDAGLHVGAKIAALGLKIRSGCSYHGVSLNVSMDLQPFLAINPCGYAGLETVDMATLGVAAGWDDVARTLAASLIANIDGIPAAVGLPQAGGSTA; translated from the coding sequence ATGTGTGCCACGCCGGTTTCATCGTCCCCCGATTTTCCGAGTTCCACCCAGCCGGGCGCCGCTGCGTCTGACGCGGCCGCGCGACCGGTGATCGTCCGCTGGCGCGGCTCGGAAGACTATCAGACGAGCTTCGACGCGATGCGCGCGTTCACCGATTCGCGAACGTCCGAAACATCGGACGAAATCTGGCTCGTCGAACATCCGCCCGTTTTCACGCTCGGCCAGGCCGGCGACCCGGCGCACCTGCTGGCCGCCGACAGTGCTATCCCTCTCGTCAAAGTCGATCGAGGGGGCCAGATCACGTATCACGGCCCCGGCCAGGTGGTCGCGTATCTGCTACTGGATTTGCGTCGCCGGAAGCTGATGGTGCGCGAGCTGGTGACACGGATTGAGCAGGCCGTGATTGACACACTCGCGGCGTATAATCTCGCCGGTGAACGCAAGGCGGGCGCGCCGGGCATCTATGTCTCACCCGATCAGCCGGATGCCGGGCTGCATGTCGGCGCGAAGATCGCCGCGCTGGGCCTGAAAATCCGTAGCGGTTGCAGTTATCACGGCGTCAGCCTGAATGTGAGCATGGATCTGCAGCCGTTTCTCGCCATCAATCCGTGTGGTTACGCGGGGCTCGAAACAGTCGATATGGCGACGCTCGGCGTCGCGGCCGGCTGGGACGACGTAGCCCGAACCCTTGCAGCAAGCCTCATCGCCAACATCGACGGCATCCCCGCAGCCGTCGGCCTACCGCAGGCCGGTGGCAGCACCGCCTGA
- a CDS encoding DUF2917 domain-containing protein, protein MREISSSITFEIVAGETVPMKVTRSTRLAVSGGAVWVTRSDDVEDYWLEPGKTLRLRRGERLWLSVERGTQARVAFLVPTRPQQKALNWFARVGERLAAWLRSGWRTV, encoded by the coding sequence ATGCGAGAAATTTCCTCTAGCATCACGTTTGAAATCGTAGCCGGTGAGACCGTTCCGATGAAGGTCACGCGCAGCACGCGGCTGGCCGTGTCGGGCGGCGCGGTGTGGGTGACGCGCAGCGACGATGTCGAAGATTACTGGCTCGAACCGGGCAAGACGCTGCGTCTGCGGCGCGGCGAGCGGCTGTGGCTTTCGGTCGAGCGCGGCACGCAGGCAAGGGTTGCATTCCTCGTGCCGACGCGGCCGCAACAAAAAGCGCTCAACTGGTTTGCGCGCGTCGGCGAGCGCCTCGCGGCGTGGCTGCGCTCCGGATGGCGCACTGTCTGA